The following proteins are encoded in a genomic region of Blastopirellula marina:
- a CDS encoding methyl-accepting chemotaxis protein: MLSKILFPQYSGLDADESATLHREELAANARTNRLFAVLMLIQGLVAFGLSLVITPQTWAGEASSVHPHVWGSAILAILLGVVPAYLGWFQSQNPLTRYVMAISQASFSALFIHISGGRTEVHFHVFASLAFLSLYRDPLVLLIATVITAVDHLGRGLFWPYSIFGLSDPALMLVIEHASWVIIEDAVLLVGIYSSLREASTRCRDQVLHRRQHQNLNQAIDQLRPVFDLAAQGDLTVDIPDVRDPHVKSLQTDLDRTIRSWNHVVAMFSQSVDNVTASSSHLHSSSTNLSQGIEIQSESLTAILTEVEALHQSIHSIRENVRRAEAATEAANSMAHQSETSLAESEQSMKIIEESADQMIATVGTIQELAKQTNMLALNASIEAARSGEAGRGFAVVAQQVKELAGHCDKNITLVTQMIQQTRQHIQTGVEKSSRTTYQFKEVCSAVASINAETSGIVALTQNQVDSAERLRMQIANLREIHESTQQDGIQLSNEGDILEQLAHELRECVHQFKFHADKSEIQTTA, encoded by the coding sequence ATGCTTAGCAAGATTCTGTTTCCCCAATACTCCGGACTGGATGCTGATGAATCGGCCACCTTGCATCGGGAAGAGTTAGCAGCCAACGCTCGAACCAATCGATTGTTCGCTGTGTTAATGCTGATTCAAGGGCTGGTCGCGTTTGGCCTGTCGCTCGTGATTACGCCACAAACATGGGCTGGCGAAGCAAGCAGCGTCCATCCGCACGTGTGGGGTTCGGCGATTCTAGCGATACTGCTTGGAGTTGTTCCCGCGTATCTCGGCTGGTTTCAATCGCAGAATCCCCTAACACGATATGTGATGGCGATCTCGCAGGCGAGTTTTTCCGCACTGTTCATTCATATTTCGGGGGGGCGTACGGAAGTCCATTTTCATGTCTTCGCCTCGCTGGCATTCTTGTCGCTGTATCGCGATCCCTTAGTTCTCTTGATCGCCACTGTGATTACGGCGGTCGATCACTTGGGACGTGGTTTGTTTTGGCCGTATTCGATTTTCGGACTTTCCGATCCTGCGTTGATGCTAGTCATTGAGCATGCTTCTTGGGTGATCATTGAAGATGCCGTCCTCTTGGTCGGAATCTATTCTTCGTTACGGGAAGCATCAACCCGCTGCCGAGACCAAGTCTTACATCGTCGCCAACATCAAAACTTGAACCAAGCCATCGATCAACTGCGACCGGTGTTCGACTTAGCAGCCCAGGGAGACCTGACCGTTGATATCCCTGACGTTCGCGATCCGCATGTGAAGTCACTTCAGACCGACCTGGATCGTACGATTCGCTCGTGGAATCACGTTGTCGCAATGTTCTCGCAGAGCGTCGATAACGTGACCGCTAGTTCGAGCCATCTGCATTCCAGTTCAACGAACCTCTCGCAGGGAATCGAAATCCAGAGCGAATCGCTCACCGCGATCCTGACTGAAGTGGAAGCACTGCATCAATCGATTCATTCCATTCGCGAGAATGTTCGTCGTGCGGAAGCAGCCACCGAAGCGGCCAACTCGATGGCTCATCAAAGCGAGACGAGCCTCGCGGAATCAGAACAGTCGATGAAAATCATCGAAGAGAGTGCTGATCAAATGATCGCGACGGTGGGAACGATCCAGGAGCTTGCCAAACAAACCAACATGTTGGCCTTGAATGCATCGATCGAGGCGGCACGTTCTGGCGAGGCCGGTCGCGGCTTCGCCGTGGTGGCCCAGCAGGTCAAAGAACTCGCTGGTCACTGCGATAAGAACATCACGCTGGTCACTCAGATGATCCAGCAAACACGCCAGCACATTCAAACTGGTGTTGAGAAAAGCAGCCGGACAACATACCAGTTTAAGGAAGTCTGCTCAGCAGTCGCTTCGATCAATGCCGAGACGAGCGGCATCGTGGCTTTGACGCAGAATCAAGTCGACTCCGCCGAACGCCTAAGAATGCAAATTGCCAACCTGCGTGAAATCCATGAATCGACACAGCAGGACGGCATTCAGCTATCGAATGAAGGTGACATCCTGGAGCAGTTGGCTCACGAACTGCGCGAGTGCGTGCACCAGTTCAAGTTCCATGCCGACAAGTCCGAGATACAAACGACGGCTTAG
- a CDS encoding glutamine synthetase III yields the protein MAAIAAVTNYKPSVPAMNFLETPTQELFCANVFSKSVMKDRLPKPIFKSLMKTIETGEKLDTTVADYVASAMKDWAIEKGATHYAHVFYPLTGSTAEKHDSFLSPDGSGSAIAEFSGSQLIQGEPDGSSFPSGGIRQTFEARGYTAWDVTSPAYIMENPNGTTLCIPTAFVSWTGEALDKKTPVLRSMQALNKEAQRILALFGHTDGAMVSSTAGPEQEYFLVDRNFYFARPDLLNAGRTLFGAAPPKGQEFDDHYFGAIPDRVLAFMLESERELFKLGIPVKTRHNEVAPGQYEIAPMFEFANVATDHQQLIMIILRKVAEKYGMACLTHEKPFAGVNGSGKHVNWSMGSSSQGNLLDPGETPHENAQFLVFCGAVIRAVHKFQGLLRAVVASASNDHRLGANEAPPAIISIFLGDQLADVFEQIKGGGASSSIPKGTLEIGADVLPPLPKDAGDRNRTSPFAFTGNRFEFRAVGSNQSIAGPLVAMNTIVAESLDYCATKLEEATGGDSSKLNGAIQKLLTDIMNEHGMVVFNGDGYSEEWHQEAEKRGLLNLKTTADALPFLEKAEVKELFTKYSVLSERELESRLETYLEQYCKSIVVETNLTVEMARTMIFPAAVRYQNELAATCANLQALGYDFDKDTLDTMTSLVKSLQDSVAALVSVAAKADAIECWHEKAKCSCYEVLPAMNEVRKFADELEGYVADDLWPLPTYQEMLFIR from the coding sequence ATGGCCGCCATCGCCGCGGTGACTAACTACAAGCCTTCCGTCCCAGCCATGAATTTTTTGGAGACGCCGACCCAGGAACTGTTCTGTGCGAACGTCTTCAGCAAATCGGTCATGAAAGACCGTCTTCCCAAGCCGATTTTCAAGTCGTTGATGAAGACGATTGAAACGGGCGAGAAGTTGGATACAACCGTTGCTGACTATGTCGCGTCGGCCATGAAAGATTGGGCTATCGAAAAGGGTGCGACGCACTACGCTCACGTCTTCTATCCACTTACGGGCAGCACCGCTGAAAAGCACGATAGCTTCTTGAGCCCAGATGGCAGCGGCAGTGCAATCGCCGAGTTCAGCGGATCACAGTTGATTCAGGGCGAACCGGACGGTTCAAGCTTCCCCTCTGGCGGTATCCGCCAAACGTTCGAAGCCCGTGGTTACACCGCTTGGGACGTCACCAGCCCAGCCTACATCATGGAAAACCCCAACGGGACCACGCTGTGCATCCCGACGGCGTTCGTTTCATGGACTGGCGAGGCTCTCGACAAAAAGACTCCTGTTCTACGTTCGATGCAGGCTTTGAACAAGGAAGCCCAGCGTATCCTCGCTCTGTTCGGTCACACCGACGGTGCAATGGTCAGCTCGACCGCCGGTCCTGAACAGGAATACTTCCTAGTCGACCGCAACTTTTACTTCGCTCGCCCTGACCTGCTCAACGCTGGTCGCACCTTGTTTGGTGCTGCACCCCCTAAGGGGCAGGAATTCGACGACCATTACTTCGGTGCCATTCCAGATCGCGTTCTGGCGTTCATGCTGGAATCGGAACGAGAACTGTTCAAGTTGGGCATCCCGGTCAAGACGCGTCATAACGAAGTGGCTCCTGGCCAGTACGAAATCGCTCCGATGTTCGAGTTCGCTAATGTGGCCACCGACCATCAGCAATTGATCATGATCATCCTACGTAAGGTCGCCGAAAAATATGGCATGGCCTGCTTGACCCACGAGAAGCCGTTCGCTGGCGTCAATGGTTCAGGTAAACACGTTAACTGGTCGATGGGTAGCTCCTCGCAAGGTAATCTGCTCGATCCAGGTGAAACCCCACACGAAAACGCTCAGTTCCTGGTCTTCTGTGGAGCGGTCATTCGTGCCGTACACAAGTTCCAAGGTTTGCTGCGTGCTGTGGTCGCCTCGGCTTCCAACGATCACCGCTTGGGTGCCAACGAAGCTCCTCCGGCGATTATCTCGATCTTCCTCGGCGATCAATTGGCCGACGTCTTCGAGCAAATCAAGGGTGGCGGTGCCAGCAGTTCCATTCCAAAGGGGACGCTGGAAATTGGTGCTGACGTTCTACCACCGCTTCCTAAGGATGCTGGCGATCGTAACCGTACCAGCCCCTTCGCCTTCACTGGCAACCGTTTTGAATTCCGTGCGGTTGGTTCTAACCAGTCGATCGCTGGTCCGTTGGTCGCGATGAACACGATCGTCGCGGAATCGCTGGACTACTGTGCGACCAAGCTAGAAGAAGCAACCGGTGGCGATAGCTCGAAGCTCAATGGCGCTATCCAGAAGCTGCTCACCGACATCATGAACGAACATGGAATGGTCGTGTTCAACGGTGACGGTTACTCGGAAGAATGGCACCAGGAAGCTGAAAAGCGTGGCTTGCTGAACTTGAAGACGACTGCCGATGCTTTGCCATTCCTGGAAAAGGCGGAAGTCAAAGAGCTGTTCACCAAGTACAGCGTTCTGTCGGAACGTGAACTGGAAAGTCGACTGGAAACCTACCTGGAACAGTACTGCAAATCGATCGTTGTTGAAACCAATCTCACCGTCGAGATGGCTCGCACGATGATCTTCCCAGCTGCCGTTCGTTACCAAAACGAGCTGGCTGCAACTTGTGCGAACCTGCAAGCTCTGGGCTACGACTTCGACAAGGATACGCTGGACACCATGACCAGCTTGGTCAAGTCGCTGCAAGACAGCGTCGCCGCCCTGGTTTCGGTCGCAGCGAAAGCCGACGCGATCGAATGCTGGCACGAAAAAGCGAAGTGCAGCTGCTACGAAGTTCTGCCAGCCATGAACGAAGTTCGCAAGTTCGCTGACGAACTGGAAGGCTACGTCGCTGACGATCTGTGGCCACTGCCAACCTACCAGGAAATGCTGTTCATTCGCTAA
- a CDS encoding tetratricopeptide repeat protein: MTRFFVGNSFAVALLLAVLIITRLKGQDAAPEVLLFPGLGEHSWKISSEVPKAQAYFDQGLAFMYGFNHDEAIRSFRVAAEEDPSCPMNWWAISLANGPNINYPLLDEKHAPQAWQALQKAKELANNGSPLEQDLIAALEARYADPPPEDRNQLDQSYADAMRKVWNKYPDQPDVGALFAESLMDLWPWDLWQKAGAANPDTAEVMQTLEQVLELSPNHPLALHLYIHTLEASGEVKKAADEADRLRNLQPGLGHMVHMPSHIDVRLGAWRKAIAANEKAIVADTAYKKRSPDQDFFRIYMAHNRHMLAFAAMMIGQEKVATEQINMMLEEMPEKWVEANAPFVDGMHSMPYEMHIRFGRWDAILAEPEPAKHFPICRAMRHFARGVAYAAKKQPEKARAEQVEFRRLKEEVPEEAFFALNVASIVLAVADNMLEGEILYREGNVDAAIAKLEKAAELEDDLRYTEPPDWIQPVRHALAATLMDAKRYEHAEKVLRRDLEIHPHNGWALYDLARSLRMQGKLEEANKVQAEFEIAWRDADVQMTSACMCLPGDG, encoded by the coding sequence GTGACACGTTTCTTCGTGGGCAATTCGTTTGCCGTCGCTTTATTGCTGGCTGTTTTGATCATCACACGTCTTAAGGGTCAAGACGCCGCCCCTGAGGTTCTGCTATTTCCAGGTCTGGGGGAACACAGCTGGAAGATTTCAAGCGAAGTTCCGAAGGCTCAGGCCTATTTTGATCAGGGGCTCGCCTTTATGTATGGCTTCAATCATGACGAAGCCATTCGCAGCTTTCGTGTTGCTGCCGAAGAAGATCCCTCGTGTCCGATGAATTGGTGGGCAATCTCATTGGCGAATGGACCAAATATCAATTATCCGCTACTCGACGAAAAGCATGCTCCCCAGGCCTGGCAGGCACTTCAGAAAGCTAAAGAACTAGCAAACAACGGTTCGCCGTTGGAGCAAGATCTCATCGCTGCTTTAGAAGCAAGGTATGCCGATCCTCCTCCGGAAGATCGTAATCAATTAGATCAGTCCTATGCCGACGCCATGCGCAAGGTTTGGAATAAATATCCCGATCAGCCTGACGTAGGAGCTTTGTTCGCGGAAAGTTTGATGGACCTTTGGCCATGGGATCTCTGGCAAAAGGCGGGAGCGGCCAATCCAGATACAGCCGAGGTTATGCAAACTCTTGAGCAGGTCTTAGAGTTATCTCCTAATCATCCCTTGGCGTTACATCTCTACATCCACACGCTCGAAGCTTCAGGCGAAGTGAAGAAGGCAGCCGACGAGGCAGATCGTTTACGTAACCTACAGCCAGGGCTTGGGCACATGGTTCACATGCCTTCACATATCGATGTCCGCTTAGGGGCGTGGCGAAAGGCAATCGCTGCCAATGAGAAAGCGATCGTTGCCGATACGGCTTATAAGAAACGTTCGCCAGACCAAGATTTCTTTCGGATCTACATGGCGCACAATCGCCACATGTTGGCTTTCGCCGCGATGATGATTGGCCAAGAGAAAGTTGCGACTGAACAAATTAATATGATGTTGGAAGAAATGCCGGAGAAGTGGGTCGAAGCGAACGCTCCCTTTGTCGACGGAATGCACAGCATGCCATACGAAATGCACATCCGTTTTGGCCGCTGGGATGCCATTCTTGCGGAGCCAGAACCAGCGAAGCATTTCCCAATCTGTAGAGCGATGCGTCACTTTGCCCGAGGTGTGGCATACGCAGCCAAAAAGCAGCCCGAGAAGGCCCGCGCAGAGCAAGTGGAATTCCGTCGTTTGAAGGAAGAGGTCCCGGAAGAGGCATTCTTTGCATTGAACGTCGCATCGATTGTATTGGCGGTTGCCGACAACATGCTCGAGGGAGAAATCCTTTATCGCGAAGGTAACGTTGATGCCGCGATTGCGAAGCTCGAGAAGGCCGCCGAACTGGAGGACGATCTCCGCTATACCGAACCGCCTGATTGGATCCAGCCGGTTCGTCACGCACTGGCCGCGACACTGATGGATGCGAAACGCTACGAACACGCCGAGAAGGTCCTAAGGCGTGATCTAGAAATTCACCCTCACAACGGCTGGGCACTGTACGACCTGGCACGAAGCCTGCGGATGCAAGGAAAGCTGGAAGAGGCTAACAAAGTTCAAGCTGAATTCGAAATCGCTTGGCGAGATGCTGACGTTCAAATGACTTCAGCTTGCATGTGCCTGCCGGGCGACGGTTAG
- a CDS encoding acyltransferase family protein codes for MRVDANSSQSNNFDIIRFFFACIVILSHSFPIGTGSNDSEPFFMMFETTMGDLAVAGFFTISGYLILASWQRRKSLFDYMRKRFLRIYPGWLTVNLLTIIILLAMSMISLREFLNWIPGILILKQFETSKAFATNIYSGTINGSLWSIPYEWACYLVLMGIGFAQLLRSPRRLAIFTGVVLLVAAAINVGADIYELSVHPRLFLLIKTSSFFLVGSCFYEYREKIEFHKTWFFVSLAGCLLAGLVPIVKPLILPVAMTYAVFYAAFQRRICFHHFGKYGDFSYGIYLYAFPIQQMIVYANGGSMNPFLLFLLATPASILAGIASWYGVERWCLPRRRRRETANLHPSTAGSDQDNSTHLSTDQFN; via the coding sequence ATGCGAGTCGACGCCAACTCATCGCAGTCCAACAACTTCGACATTATCCGATTCTTCTTTGCTTGCATCGTAATCCTTTCACACTCCTTCCCAATAGGAACGGGAAGCAACGATTCTGAACCGTTTTTTATGATGTTCGAAACGACCATGGGCGACTTAGCTGTCGCGGGATTCTTCACAATTAGTGGCTATCTCATCTTAGCAAGCTGGCAGCGTAGAAAGTCCTTGTTCGATTACATGCGAAAACGATTTTTACGCATATACCCAGGATGGCTAACGGTCAATCTTCTAACCATAATCATCCTACTTGCAATGTCTATGATTTCATTGCGAGAGTTTTTGAATTGGATACCAGGTATTCTTATCCTCAAGCAATTCGAAACCTCAAAAGCATTCGCGACTAACATCTACAGCGGAACAATCAATGGCTCCCTTTGGTCAATTCCATATGAGTGGGCTTGTTACCTTGTATTGATGGGCATTGGATTCGCTCAATTGTTAAGATCCCCAAGACGTTTGGCGATCTTTACAGGAGTTGTGCTCCTTGTCGCAGCAGCCATAAATGTTGGCGCGGATATCTACGAGTTGTCCGTTCACCCACGGCTTTTTTTGCTAATCAAGACAAGTTCATTCTTTCTTGTTGGTTCATGCTTCTACGAGTACCGCGAGAAAATCGAGTTTCACAAGACGTGGTTTTTTGTCAGCTTGGCGGGTTGCCTCTTAGCGGGATTAGTGCCAATCGTCAAACCGCTAATACTTCCTGTCGCGATGACCTACGCAGTTTTCTATGCAGCATTTCAGCGACGTATTTGTTTTCACCATTTCGGCAAATATGGCGACTTCTCTTACGGCATCTACCTTTACGCGTTTCCGATTCAGCAGATGATCGTTTATGCAAATGGCGGTTCGATGAACCCCTTCTTGTTATTTTTGTTGGCTACGCCAGCATCGATTCTCGCTGGGATCGCCAGCTGGTATGGGGTCGAGCGTTGGTGCCTACCACGCAGAAGAAGGCGGGAGACTGCGAACCTTCATCCATCCACCGCCGGCTCTGATCAAGACAATTCAACTCACCTCAGCACTGACCAGTTCAACTGA
- a CDS encoding polysaccharide biosynthesis/export family protein, whose amino-acid sequence MNMQKYQLVALLTVLVCSFMGCQTFNHTFDRYLDHPEHNAPIYPEQPKELQMVTMPDYVIEPPDLLSIQAVNLIPNAPYTLHPLDTITVETSGLPEEQPVIGEYTVGIDGTVTLGFGYDEQTLGGAYRPLRLAGLTVPEAQAVIRERLAVHVQNPVVWVRLAGISAHQEISGEHLVAPDGTVTLGSYGRVRVVGMTVDQAKSAIQQFLSTRFANPEVAVDVFGYNSKIYYVVLQGAGLGDRVVPMPITGKDTALDALSQIDSLSSANSTRMWIARPGPNGQCGDQILPIDWQGITQRGDVATNYQLMPGDRVFVAENKLVAFDTALAKLISPIERVLGVTLLGTQTARTIHLFDRTNTNLNNF is encoded by the coding sequence ATGAACATGCAAAAGTATCAACTCGTGGCACTGTTAACAGTTCTGGTTTGCAGTTTCATGGGCTGCCAGACGTTCAATCACACATTTGATCGTTATCTCGATCATCCGGAACACAATGCCCCGATCTATCCGGAGCAACCCAAAGAACTACAGATGGTTACGATGCCGGACTATGTAATCGAGCCACCTGACCTCCTCAGCATTCAAGCAGTTAACCTGATCCCCAATGCTCCATACACCCTTCATCCGCTCGACACGATTACCGTCGAAACGTCGGGGCTTCCAGAAGAGCAGCCAGTCATTGGTGAATATACCGTCGGTATCGACGGGACCGTCACTCTGGGTTTCGGATATGACGAGCAGACACTTGGTGGTGCTTACCGACCGCTTCGCCTAGCAGGGCTTACCGTTCCCGAAGCGCAAGCCGTTATCCGGGAGCGTCTGGCTGTTCACGTCCAGAACCCGGTTGTCTGGGTTCGCCTGGCAGGAATCTCAGCACACCAGGAGATTTCCGGAGAACACCTGGTTGCTCCCGACGGCACTGTCACCCTGGGAAGCTACGGGCGAGTTCGCGTTGTTGGCATGACGGTTGATCAAGCCAAAAGTGCTATCCAACAGTTCCTCTCCACTCGATTTGCGAACCCTGAAGTGGCTGTCGATGTATTCGGATACAACAGCAAGATCTATTACGTCGTTCTCCAAGGGGCTGGGCTAGGCGATCGTGTTGTGCCAATGCCGATTACTGGCAAAGACACCGCACTCGATGCACTTAGCCAAATTGATAGCCTCTCGAGTGCCAATTCCACGCGTATGTGGATCGCTCGACCTGGCCCGAATGGACAATGTGGAGACCAAATTCTACCGATTGACTGGCAAGGTATCACCCAGCGTGGTGACGTTGCCACAAACTACCAATTGATGCCGGGCGACCGCGTCTTTGTGGCCGAGAACAAGCTTGTCGCGTTCGATACGGCATTGGCCAAGCTAATCTCTCCAATCGAGCGAGTGCTCGGGGTGACGCTACTTGGTACACAGACTGCTCGAACAATTCACCTATTCGACAGAACCAATACGAACCTGAACAACTTCTAA